The Marinomonas sp. CT5 genome contains the following window.
CGCAATGCCGAATTGTATCCAGATGGTTACAGCAAGGCGTCAGTGAAGAAGAGTTTGCAAGCTTCGGCACGGCGTCTTGGTGTAGAAGCGATAGACCTTGCTCAATTGCATTGTGTACCAAGGGATGTGTTATTTTCAGGTGATATATTGGCTTGGATGGAAGACTTGAAAAAAGAAGGCATTATTAAACACTTTGGAGCGAGTGTTGAAATGCTGGATGAAGCGACATTTTGTTGTGGGCATCCAGAATTGGCCAGTTTACAAATACTCTTTAATGTTTTTCGCCAAGATGCTGTTCAGTCTTTATTGCCTTTGGCCGAGAAAAATGATGTTGGTATTATTGTGCGCTTGCCCCTAGCAAGTGGATTGCTGACGGGTAAAATGACGGTCGATCATGTTTTTAATGAACAGGATCATCGCTCATATAACAAAGATGGTGCGGCATTTCATGTGGGTGAGACGTTTAATGGTCTACCCTTTGGAAAAGGGGTGGAGTTGGTAGAGGCGTTAAAAGAGAAATTACCTGCTGGGCAAAACATATTAGATGTATCTCTGCGCTGGATTCTAGATCAGCCGCAGGTTTCAAGTATTATTGCCGGCGCTAGTCGCTCTTCTCAAGTGATCAGAAATGCTGCTGCGTCTTCTTTATCTCCATTAAGTGAAGAGCTGCATGCATTATTATCTGAGTTTTATCGTCAAGAAGTAAGATCACACATCCGTGGTGGCATCTAAAATTGTAAGGTGAAAAAATGGCGCGATTAACAATCGCGCCATTTTGCTTTTTATCTA
Protein-coding sequences here:
- a CDS encoding aldo/keto reductase, which gives rise to MKTRVLGKTGFEVSEIGLGCWQLGNDFGPVEDQEANAILQTALDEGIHFFDTADVYGGGLSEERIGRWRKTLTKQPIIATKVGRNAELYPDGYSKASVKKSLQASARRLGVEAIDLAQLHCVPRDVLFSGDILAWMEDLKKEGIIKHFGASVEMLDEATFCCGHPELASLQILFNVFRQDAVQSLLPLAEKNDVGIIVRLPLASGLLTGKMTVDHVFNEQDHRSYNKDGAAFHVGETFNGLPFGKGVELVEALKEKLPAGQNILDVSLRWILDQPQVSSIIAGASRSSQVIRNAAASSLSPLSEELHALLSEFYRQEVRSHIRGGI